One segment of Primulina tabacum isolate GXHZ01 chromosome 6, ASM2559414v2, whole genome shotgun sequence DNA contains the following:
- the LOC142549045 gene encoding LOW QUALITY PROTEIN: putative leucine-rich repeat receptor-like serine/threonine-protein kinase At3g14840 (The sequence of the model RefSeq protein was modified relative to this genomic sequence to represent the inferred CDS: inserted 1 base in 1 codon; substituted 1 base at 1 genomic stop codon) — protein MFFPRLVAAFIFLVGFASSATLLPPDEVDSLQKIANTLGKTDWNFSVDPCSGLAGWVSQPAETYENNVTCSCINNTVCHVVSIVLKGQSLPGTVPPEIVRLPFLQQIDLTRNYLNGTIPPGWGSMKLVNISLLGNRVTGPIPKELANISTLANLTLEFNQLTGTIPPEFGNLPRIEKLLFTSNNLTGELPGTLAKLTTLKDFRIGDNNFTGSIPDFIQNWTNITKIVMQGSGLSGPIPSSIATLTQLTDLRISDLNGNESAFPYVGDMTNLKTLILRSCNIVGQLPAYLGRMTKLKILDLSFNNLTGPIPDSFSKLSKTDFIYITGNSLSGVLPSWMQTDGDVVDLSYNNLTYENSHSSCQPRKLNLFASSKASTPGVVSCMRSFHCNRQYYSMHINCGGKQVADDKGTTIYEGDGNSGGPSNFFQSMSNWAFSSTGHFLDDARPVDSYIWANSSNMVGENPQLYMDARLSPLSLTYYGFCLINGNYTVNLYFAEIMFTSGPQYSSLGRRYFDVYIQGKLALKDFNIXDEAGGVNKPLRKNFTAVVTDSTLDIRFFWAGKGTIGIPDRGVYGPLISAISVDSDFPPPSENIGRGISGVAIAGIVIGVLSTVLLVLFILWWKICRRQEDTLENEFKNVDLQTTSFTLKQIKAATHNFDPANKIGEGGFGPVYKGIMTDGTIIAVKQLSSKSKQGNREFVNEIGMISALQNPHLVRLYGCCIEGNQLLLIYEYMENNSLARALFGPEQHQLHLDWPTRHMICIGIARGLAYLHEESRLKIVHRDIKATNVLLDKNXKPKISDFGLAKLDEEENTHISTRIAGTYGYMAPEYAMRGHLTDKADVYSFGVVLLEIVSGRSNTSLRPKDECFYLLDWAHSLMQDGNLMELVDPRLDLNFDAEEVITTIDIALLCTSAVAAERPSMSSVVSILEGKTRVEEFASNLNNPMDVIKPKKMGTEEDKVEKFNDIRGQSISMDVPWTASTAAATDLYPAPLDSDYWEKRES, from the exons ATGTTCTTCCCAAGGCTCGTCGCAGCATTCATTTTCTTGGTGGGTTTTGCTTCAAGCGCCACCCTCTTACCCCCCGACGAAG TGGATTCTCTGCAGAAAATAGCAAACACTTTGGGGAAGACTGATTGGAATTTTAGCGTGGATCCGTGCAGCGGGTTGGCGGGTTGGGTGTCCCAGCCGGCCGAAACATACGAGAATAACGTCACATGTAGCTGCATAAACAATACTGTTTGCCATGTTGTTAGTAT CGTTCTCAAGGGACAATCTCTTCCCGGAACAGTGCCACCGGAGATTGTGAGGCTCCCTTTTCTTCAGCAAAT TGATCTCACTCGCAACTACCTTAACGGCACAATCCCTCCGGGATGGGGTTCGATGAAACTCGTAAACAT TTCCCTCCTCGGAAACCGGGTTACGGGTCCGATACCGAAAGAACTCGCCAACATCAGCACACTAGCGAATCT TACCTTGGAGTTCAATCAACTGACAGGAACTATACCTCCAGAGTTCGGGAATCTTCCTCGTATAGAGAAATT GCTCTTTACTTCAAACAATTTAACTGGCGAATTACCGGGGACACTAGCGAAGTTGACCACGCTGAAGGACTT TCGTATCGGTGACAATAACTTTACAGGAAGCATACCGGACTTTATTCAGAACTGGACAAACATAACGAAAAT AGTGATGCAGGGAAGTGGTTTGTCGGGACCAATTCCGTCCAGTATTGCTACCCTTACTCAATTAACCGACTT GAGAATCAGTGACCTCAATGGAAATGAATCGGCTTTTCCATATGTCGGCGATATGACAAACCTTAAGACACT GATTTTGAGGAGTTGCAACATCGTAGGACAGCTGCCAGCTTATCTGGGAAGAATGACAAAGTTGaaaatctt AGACCTCAGTTTCAACAACCTAACTGGACCAATTCCGGACAGCTTCAGTAAATTATCAAAAACAGATTTCAT CTATATAACTGGGAACTCCCTCTCCGGGGTGTTGCCTTCTTGGATGCAGACAGATGGAGACGTCGT CGATCTTTCATACAACAATCTCACTTACGAAAATTCACACTCAAGTTGTCAGCCGCGCAAGCT GAATTTATTTGCAAGCTCGAAGGCCAGTACACC TGGTGTTGTTTCCTGCATGAGAAGCTTTCATTGTAATCGAC AATATTACTCCATGCATATAAATTGCGGTGGGAAACAAGTGGCCGACGATAAAGGTACTACTATCTATGAGGGTGATGGGAATTCTGGCGGGCCTTCAAATTTCTTCCAGAGTATGTCGAATTGGGCATTTAGCAGCACTGGACATTTCTTGGACGACGCTCGCCCCGTAGACTCATATATCTGGGCCAACAGCTCAAACATGGTCGGGGAAAATCCTCAGCTGTATATGGATGCACGACTCTCACCCTTGTCGTTGACTTACTACGGGTTTTGTCTGATAAACGGAAATTACACCGTGAACCTTTACTTTGCTGAAATAATGTTTACTAGTGGCCCGCAATACAGTAGCCTTGGGAGGCGTTATTTCGATGTTTACATTCAG GGGAAGCTTGCACTGAAAGATTTCAACATCTAAGATGAAGCCGGTGGAGTTAACAAGCCATTGAGAAAAAATTTCACAGCTGTTGTAACTGATAGTACGTTGGATATCCGCTTCTTTTGGGCTGGAAAGGGAACAATTGGCATTCCTGACAGAGGAGTGTATGGCCCACTAATTTCAGCTATATCTGTAGATTCTG ATTTTCCGCCACCTTCAGAAAACATAGGCAGAGGCATTTCTGGGGTAGCTATTGCTGGAATAGTGATTGGGGTTCTTTCTACGGTCTTGCTGGTTCTGTTCATTCTTTGGTGGAAGATCTGTCGGCGACAAGAAGATACCTTGGAAAATG AGTTTAAGAATGTAGACCTCCAGACTACGTCATTTACCTTGAAGCAAATTAAAGCCGCCACACATAATTTTGATCCGGCTAATAAGATTGGAGAAGGTGGTTTTGGTCCTGTCTACAAG GGAATTATGACAGATGGTACTATCATTGCTGTAAAGCAGCTTTCTTCGAAATCAAAGCAAGGGAACCGTGAGTTCGTCAACGAAATAGGCATGATTTCGGCTCTACAAAATCCTCATCTTGTGAGACTATATGGATGTTGTATTGAAGGAAACCAGCTGTTGCTTATATACGAGTACATGGAGAATAACAGCCTTGCTCGTGCATTATTTG GTCCCGAGCAACACCAGTTGCACTTGGACTGGCCTACGAGGCATATGATTTGCATTGGTATAGCAAGGGGTTTGGCTTATCTGCACGAAGAATCAAGACTGAAAATTGTTCATCGTGACATCAAGGCAACAAACGTACTTCTTGATAAAA CTAAACCAAAAATCTCCGATTTTGGGCTTGCCAAACTTGACGAAGAGGAAAATACCCATATAAGCACACGAATCGCTGGAACTTA TGGATATATGGCGCCTGAATATGCTATGCGAGGCCATCTGACGGACAAAGCAGACGTATACAGTTTTGGGGTGGTTCTTTTGGAGATTGTCAGTGGAAGGAGCAATACAAGCCTCAGGCCAAAGGATGAGTGCTTCTATCTTCTTGACTGG GCTCATTCCTTGATGCAAGATGGAAATTTAATGGAACTAGTTGACCCCCGATTGGACTTAAACTTTGATGCAGAAGAAGTTATCACAACTATCGACATAGCTCTTCTTTGCACTAGTGCTGTAGCCGCAGAAAGACCAAGTATGTCATCTGTGGTCAGCATACTTGAAGGAAAGACCCGTGTTGAAGAGTTTGCTTCGAACTTGAACAACCCAATGGATGTGATTAAACCCAAAAAAATGGGAACCGAGGAGGATAAGGTAGAAAAGTTTAATGACATTCGGGGACAGAGTATATCAATGGATGTGCCTTGGACTGCTTCAACTGCTGCTGCTACAGATCTTTATCCCGCCCCTTTGGACAGTGATTACTGGGAAAAGAGGGAGTCGTAA